In one Pseudomonas sp. 31-12 genomic region, the following are encoded:
- a CDS encoding NAD(+) kinase — protein sequence MEQFRNIGIIGRLGSSQVLDTVRRLKRFLLDRHLHVILEDTIAEVLPGHGLQTSSRKMLGEVCDMVIVVGGDGSLLGAARALARHNIPVLGINRGSLGFLTDIRPDELEVKVAEVLDGHYLVENRFLLQAEVRRHAEAIGQGDALNDVVLHPGKSTRMIEFELYIDGQFVCSQKADGLIVATPTGSTAYALSAGGPIMHPKLDAIVIVPMYPHTLSGRPIVVDGNSELKIVVSKDMQIYPQVSCDGQNHFTCAPGDTITISKKAQKLRLIHPLDHNYYEVCRTKLGWGSRLGGGGD from the coding sequence ATGGAGCAATTTCGTAATATCGGCATCATCGGTCGCCTGGGCAGTTCGCAGGTGCTGGATACCGTCCGCCGACTGAAACGGTTTCTGCTCGATCGTCACCTGCACGTGATCCTCGAAGACACCATCGCCGAAGTCCTGCCCGGTCATGGCCTGCAAACCTCGTCACGCAAGATGCTCGGCGAAGTGTGTGACATGGTGATTGTGGTCGGCGGTGACGGCAGCCTGCTGGGCGCCGCGCGTGCCTTGGCCCGACACAATATCCCCGTACTCGGCATCAACCGCGGCAGCCTCGGTTTCCTGACCGATATTCGCCCGGATGAGCTGGAAGTCAAAGTCGCCGAAGTGCTCGACGGCCACTACCTGGTGGAAAACCGCTTCCTGCTGCAAGCCGAAGTTCGCCGCCACGCCGAGGCCATTGGCCAGGGCGACGCGCTGAACGACGTGGTGCTTCACCCCGGCAAATCCACGCGGATGATCGAATTCGAGCTGTACATCGACGGCCAGTTCGTCTGCAGCCAGAAGGCCGACGGCCTGATCGTCGCCACGCCGACCGGTTCGACCGCGTACGCGCTGTCGGCGGGCGGGCCGATCATGCATCCCAAGCTCGACGCTATTGTGATTGTGCCGATGTACCCCCATACCTTGTCGGGTAGACCGATTGTGGTCGATGGCAACAGTGAGCTGAAAATCGTCGTGTCCAAAGATATGCAGATTTACCCGCAAGTCTCCTGTGACGGGCAGAACCATTTCACCTGCGCCCCAGGCGACACCATCACCATCAGCAAAAAAGCCCAGAAACTGCGGCTGATTCACCCGCTCGACCACAACTACTATGAGGTCTGCCGGACCAAGCTTGGCTGGGGCAGCCGGTTGGGTGGTGGAGGCGACTGA
- a CDS encoding metallophosphoesterase, with translation MMLDPARSYDLIGDVHGCALTLEHLLDRLGYHKQGGVWRHPSRMAVFVGDIIDRGPRIREALHIVHDMVEAGQALCIMGNHEFNALGWATPAPPGSGKQFVREHTPRHARLLGETLTQFEDHPGDWHDFQQWFYELPLFVDAGRFRVVHACWDSGLIEPLRALFPDGCVDEHFLQASAVPGSFACTVFDRLLRGTDMRLPHGLTMTSGDGLTRSFFRTKFWEDDPQTYGDIVFQPDALPEPVAQTPLSSTEKNTLLRYGVDEPLLFVGHYWRSGKPAPIRPNLACLDYSAVLYGKLVAYRLDQETRLDPHKFVWVDVERPEVLR, from the coding sequence CTGATGCTCGATCCCGCGCGTAGCTACGACCTGATCGGTGACGTGCACGGTTGCGCTCTGACCCTTGAGCACTTGCTCGACCGGCTCGGTTATCACAAACAAGGTGGCGTCTGGCGGCATCCATCGCGCATGGCGGTGTTTGTCGGTGACATCATCGACCGCGGCCCGCGGATTCGCGAGGCGCTGCACATCGTTCACGACATGGTCGAGGCCGGTCAGGCGCTGTGCATCATGGGCAACCATGAATTCAACGCCCTCGGCTGGGCCACGCCGGCGCCGCCGGGCAGCGGCAAGCAGTTCGTGCGCGAACACACGCCACGCCACGCACGCCTGCTCGGTGAAACCCTGACCCAGTTTGAAGATCATCCCGGCGACTGGCATGACTTCCAGCAATGGTTCTACGAATTGCCATTGTTTGTGGACGCCGGACGATTCCGCGTGGTGCACGCCTGCTGGGATTCCGGCCTGATCGAACCGCTGCGCGCGCTGTTCCCCGACGGTTGCGTCGATGAGCATTTCCTCCAGGCCTCGGCCGTGCCGGGCAGTTTCGCCTGCACGGTATTCGATCGCTTGCTGCGCGGCACCGACATGCGTCTGCCCCACGGGTTGACCATGACCAGCGGCGATGGCCTGACGCGTTCGTTCTTCCGCACCAAATTCTGGGAAGACGACCCGCAAACCTACGGAGACATTGTGTTCCAGCCTGACGCCTTGCCCGAACCCGTGGCCCAGACGCCCCTGTCGTCCACGGAAAAAAACACCTTGCTGCGTTATGGCGTCGATGAGCCGCTGCTGTTTGTCGGTCACTACTGGCGCAGCGGCAAGCCGGCACCGATTCGTCCGAACCTGGCCTGCCTGGATTACAGCGCGGTGCTCTACGGCAAACTGGTCGCCTATCGCCTGGATCAGGAAACTCGTCTCGATCCGCACAAATTTGTCTGGGTCGATGTCGAGCGGCCGGAGGTGTTGCGATGA
- a CDS encoding rhomboid family intramembrane serine protease — protein MSTVAVLRLPLAVDLSGFVKLLQRMQVPHRVSEESGEQVLWVPANISEDVRSLYERFPAGDPDQQLDIPVAQTTRRPGFVEQLRHAKATALVLLLSLIVGAVTLLGENLDTLRWLTFLDFRIVGEYIHFVPLADSLAAGQWWRLVTPMLIHFGILHLAMNGMWYWELGRRIESRQGSINLIGLTLLFSLVSNYTQFVFSGPTLFGGLSGVLYGLLGHCWIFQLLSPNPAYRLPRGVLVMMLVWLVVCLSGLVSMIGFGEIANAAHVSGLLVGCLTGLLGGLYNRRKLAV, from the coding sequence ATGAGTACCGTTGCTGTTCTACGCCTGCCGCTGGCAGTGGATTTGAGCGGGTTCGTCAAACTGCTGCAACGCATGCAGGTGCCGCATAGGGTCAGCGAAGAGTCCGGCGAGCAAGTGCTGTGGGTGCCGGCCAATATCAGCGAAGACGTGCGTTCCTTATATGAACGTTTCCCGGCGGGCGACCCTGATCAGCAGCTGGATATTCCCGTCGCACAAACCACCAGGCGACCCGGTTTCGTCGAGCAACTGCGCCACGCCAAGGCGACTGCGCTGGTGTTGCTGCTGAGTCTGATCGTTGGTGCGGTGACGCTGCTGGGTGAAAACCTCGACACGCTGCGCTGGCTGACCTTCCTCGATTTTCGCATCGTCGGCGAGTACATCCATTTTGTACCCCTGGCTGACAGCCTGGCGGCGGGGCAGTGGTGGCGTCTGGTGACGCCGATGCTGATCCACTTCGGCATCCTGCACCTGGCCATGAACGGCATGTGGTACTGGGAGCTGGGGCGGCGCATCGAGTCGCGCCAGGGCAGCATCAACCTGATCGGCCTGACATTGTTGTTCAGCCTGGTTTCCAACTACACCCAGTTCGTTTTCAGTGGCCCGACCCTGTTCGGCGGGTTGTCCGGCGTGCTTTACGGCCTGCTCGGGCATTGCTGGATTTTCCAGTTGTTGTCGCCGAACCCGGCTTATCGCCTGCCGCGTGGCGTGCTGGTGATGATGCTGGTGTGGCTAGTGGTGTGCCTGTCGGGGCTGGTCTCGATGATCGGTTTCGGTGAAATCGCCAACGCGGCCCATGTCAGCGGGTTGCTCGTCGGATGCTTGACCGGTTTGTTGGGTGGTTTGTACAACCGCCGTAAACTGGCCGTCTAA
- a CDS encoding YeaC family protein, with the protein MSSFNEMIQNITPDIYQSLKLAVEIGKWSDGGKLTAEQRELSLQAMIAWEIQNLPEEERTGYMGPQECSSKSISVPNILFKSDAVH; encoded by the coding sequence ATGTCCTCTTTTAACGAAATGATCCAGAACATCACCCCCGATATCTACCAGAGCCTGAAACTGGCGGTGGAGATCGGCAAATGGTCCGACGGTGGCAAACTCACCGCCGAGCAGCGTGAACTGTCGTTGCAAGCGATGATCGCCTGGGAAATCCAGAACCTGCCCGAGGAAGAACGTACCGGCTACATGGGCCCGCAGGAATGCAGCTCGAAGTCGATCAGCGTGCCAAATATCCTGTTCAAGTCGGATGCCGTCCATTGA